A DNA window from Cognatiyoonia koreensis contains the following coding sequences:
- the rimP gene encoding ribosome maturation factor RimP — protein sequence MNDMIAKAAIDRRIAEIITPVIEDMGFEVVRIRLMSGKDTILQIMAQKPDGTIEVDECGQISTAVSAVLDVEDPILDAYNLEVSSPGIDRPLTRLKDFAQWEGFEAKIETEQLIDGRRRFKGQLAGVDGDEVLIEIEEGTIGLKFEWLTDAKLILTDELIRDVLKGRKDAGQIDESQFDEIETIIDSDENVAPAKTGKSKKRPSKAKKEKN from the coding sequence ATGAACGACATGATCGCCAAAGCGGCCATTGATCGCCGCATCGCCGAAATCATCACCCCGGTCATCGAAGACATGGGTTTCGAAGTCGTGCGGATCCGGTTGATGTCAGGCAAGGATACGATCCTTCAGATCATGGCGCAAAAACCGGATGGTACGATTGAAGTCGATGAATGCGGCCAGATCTCGACCGCGGTAAGTGCAGTGCTCGATGTCGAAGACCCCATTCTTGATGCTTATAACCTCGAGGTTTCCTCTCCCGGTATCGACCGACCCCTGACCCGTCTGAAAGACTTTGCGCAGTGGGAAGGGTTTGAAGCCAAGATTGAAACTGAACAACTTATTGATGGCCGCCGTCGTTTCAAAGGCCAACTAGCTGGTGTGGATGGCGACGAAGTGCTGATCGAGATCGAAGAAGGTACAATCGGCCTCAAGTTCGAATGGTTGACCGATGCAAAGCTGATCCTGACAGACGAGCTGATCCGCGATGTATTGAAGGGCCGCAAGGACGCCGGCCAGATTGATGAATCCCAGTTCGATGAGATCGAAACGATCATCGACAGTGACGAAAACGTTGCCCCTGCCAAAACAGGCAAATCGAAAAAGCGCCCCAGCAAGGCGAAAAAGGAGAAGAACTGA
- a CDS encoding ABC transporter ATP-binding protein, whose amino-acid sequence MTDQLVKIRDIWLEGRSDENWNPIINGVDLDLKRGEVLGLIGESGAGKSTLGLAAMGYTRDGVRISKGSVFFDGIDLLTASAAVKRDLLGKRIAYVAQSAAASFNPAHKIIDQHIEGPVQHGVMSKAESMADGQELYRKLRLPDPDQIGFRYPHQVSGGQLQRAMTAMAMSCRPDLIIFDEPTTALDVTTQIEVLAAIRQIVEEYDTAAIYITHDLAVVAQMADTIKVLLKGDEVETSDTRSMLQNPQEDYTKSLWAVRSFQRPLKTPVVAGAVPVVSVCNVDAAYGKVPVLHDVSFDMHAGRTVAVVGESGSGKSTTARCITGLLPPTSGHIAFDGEAVPADYRKRSKDQLRQVQMIYQMADTALNPRVCVGDIIARPVQFYLGLRGKEKRRRVDELMDQIELDPATYYDRLPSELSGGQKQRIGIARALAADPKFIICDEVTSALDQLVAEGILRLLARLQDQLSLSYMFITHDLATVKAIADEVVVMKDGRVVEQGMKDDMFTPPHHAYTDLLLSSVPEMDPDWLTYLLAERGVDNIGDAAVDKM is encoded by the coding sequence ATGACCGATCAGCTTGTTAAAATCCGAGATATTTGGCTCGAAGGCCGATCTGATGAAAACTGGAACCCGATCATCAATGGAGTGGATCTTGACCTCAAACGTGGTGAGGTGTTGGGCCTAATCGGTGAGTCCGGTGCTGGCAAATCAACGCTGGGTCTGGCGGCAATGGGTTACACCCGTGACGGTGTACGTATCTCGAAGGGGTCTGTCTTCTTCGACGGTATCGATCTTTTGACAGCTTCCGCAGCAGTAAAACGCGACTTGTTGGGTAAGCGGATTGCATACGTTGCGCAGTCTGCCGCCGCCAGCTTCAATCCCGCGCATAAGATCATCGACCAGCATATCGAAGGTCCGGTGCAGCACGGCGTCATGTCAAAGGCAGAGAGTATGGCAGACGGGCAAGAGCTTTATCGCAAATTGCGTTTGCCCGATCCCGACCAAATCGGGTTCCGCTATCCGCATCAGGTATCAGGTGGACAGTTGCAGCGAGCGATGACGGCTATGGCCATGTCCTGCCGGCCTGATCTGATTATCTTCGACGAACCAACCACTGCGCTTGATGTCACGACCCAGATCGAAGTTCTTGCCGCGATCCGCCAGATCGTCGAAGAATATGATACCGCAGCGATTTACATCACACATGACCTCGCTGTCGTGGCGCAGATGGCCGACACCATAAAGGTTCTGTTAAAGGGCGACGAGGTTGAAACGTCGGATACTCGTTCGATGCTTCAGAACCCACAAGAAGACTATACAAAATCGCTTTGGGCAGTACGCAGTTTCCAGCGACCATTGAAAACACCGGTTGTCGCAGGTGCCGTGCCGGTGGTTAGCGTTTGCAATGTCGATGCCGCCTACGGAAAGGTCCCTGTACTGCATGATGTCAGTTTCGATATGCATGCGGGTCGGACTGTCGCAGTCGTAGGTGAATCTGGATCAGGTAAATCAACGACCGCGCGCTGCATCACAGGTCTGTTGCCACCTACATCGGGGCACATCGCGTTCGACGGTGAAGCTGTTCCTGCGGATTATCGCAAACGGTCTAAGGACCAGTTGCGGCAAGTGCAGATGATTTATCAGATGGCCGATACTGCGCTAAACCCGCGTGTCTGCGTAGGCGATATCATTGCGCGCCCGGTTCAGTTCTATCTGGGCTTGCGCGGGAAAGAAAAACGCCGTCGCGTCGATGAATTGATGGATCAGATCGAACTAGACCCGGCGACGTACTACGACCGCCTTCCCTCAGAGCTTTCGGGCGGACAAAAGCAACGGATCGGTATTGCGCGCGCGCTTGCCGCGGACCCTAAGTTCATCATCTGCGACGAAGTAACGTCTGCACTCGATCAGTTGGTCGCCGAGGGTATCTTGCGACTGCTGGCGCGATTGCAGGATCAACTATCGCTATCCTATATGTTTATCACCCATGACCTTGCGACCGTGAAAGCGATCGCTGACGAAGTTGTGGTGATGAAAGATGGGCGCGTTGTAGAACAAGGGATGAAAGACGACATGTTCACGCCACCACATCACGCCTATACAGATCTGCTTTTGTCCTCGGTCCCCGAAATGGACCCGGACTGGCTCACTTATCTGCTCGCAGAACGCGGAGTTGATAACATCGGCGACGCTGCTGTTGATAAGATGTAA
- the speD gene encoding adenosylmethionine decarboxylase translates to MNVQSKTNLTPGPLGQHVIVEFHGATHLTESAETASVLRDAARAAGAVVLDVKLHDFGMRHGYTGVALLAESHISIHTWPEHGYAAVDIFMCGDAEPLKSLAVLRAFFAPSAERVTTLKRGEMVLEEAMGE, encoded by the coding sequence ATGAACGTTCAATCCAAGACCAACCTGACACCCGGCCCCTTGGGCCAGCACGTGATCGTTGAATTCCACGGAGCAACGCATTTGACGGAGAGCGCTGAAACTGCGTCGGTCTTGCGAGATGCCGCAAGGGCCGCAGGTGCGGTTGTTCTTGATGTGAAACTCCATGATTTCGGAATGCGGCATGGCTACACCGGTGTCGCGCTGCTCGCAGAGTCCCATATTTCGATCCACACATGGCCCGAACATGGCTATGCAGCCGTCGATATATTCATGTGCGGTGATGCGGAGCCACTCAAGAGCCTAGCTGTATTGCGCGCGTTCTTTGCACCTAGTGCTGAACGCGTAACGACGCTGAAGCGGGGGGAGATGGTATTGGAAGAGGCGATGGGCGAATAA
- a CDS encoding ABC transporter substrate-binding protein has translation MYGISRRGLLKTGAAAGVLSLTGMPLRAQAKRGGKLTAGLGGANTSDSWDGRTHSDIFMIASAHGTVFDCLTEVAADGSLVGELAESWEASADAKTWTFNLRQGVTFHNGKAFGADDVLESLQMHLGEESKSAAKPIVENIAEMKKITDHQVQFTLAAGNADFPYLMSDYHILMYPAGQIEEAIAQGIGTGLYQVTAFDPGVRMTASRVDSHYKGEDAGFFDEIEYIAINDNTARMNALMTGQVDTINRIDFATEALLKANPALRIQEVTGNQHYTFPMHTQTAPFNDVNVRKALKYGINRQEMVDKILFGHGQVANDTPIGPANQYFASDMEQLAYDPDKAKFHLKEAGLDSLDINLSASNAAFEGAVDAAQLYQASASAGGINLNVIQEPADGYWSNVWLQKPFCACYWSGRATEDWMFSTAYEAGVPWNDSQWDNARFQELLYAARAELDSDKRREQYGEMQQILRDEGGVLIPMFANYVQAVNNRIMSPDTVGNLWQMDNARMAERWSVA, from the coding sequence ATGTATGGAATTAGTAGACGCGGCTTGCTCAAAACGGGTGCCGCTGCAGGTGTACTCAGCCTGACGGGCATGCCACTGCGCGCGCAAGCAAAGCGTGGCGGAAAGTTGACCGCTGGTTTGGGTGGTGCAAACACATCCGACAGCTGGGATGGGCGCACGCATTCGGACATCTTCATGATTGCTTCTGCGCACGGTACAGTCTTCGATTGCCTGACCGAAGTTGCAGCAGACGGTTCGCTTGTTGGCGAGCTGGCTGAAAGCTGGGAAGCATCTGCCGATGCAAAGACCTGGACCTTCAACCTGCGCCAGGGCGTGACGTTCCATAACGGCAAGGCCTTCGGTGCTGACGATGTGCTTGAGTCACTTCAGATGCACCTTGGTGAGGAATCAAAGTCTGCTGCCAAGCCGATTGTTGAAAATATCGCTGAGATGAAGAAGATCACCGATCATCAGGTCCAGTTTACGCTCGCCGCCGGTAATGCTGATTTCCCCTATCTGATGTCAGACTATCACATCCTGATGTATCCAGCCGGACAGATCGAAGAAGCGATTGCTCAGGGCATTGGTACGGGTCTCTATCAGGTGACCGCATTCGATCCAGGCGTGCGCATGACAGCCTCGCGCGTCGACAGCCATTACAAAGGTGAAGATGCTGGGTTCTTCGACGAAATCGAATATATCGCGATCAACGATAATACGGCCCGGATGAACGCGTTGATGACCGGTCAGGTTGATACGATCAACCGGATTGATTTCGCGACCGAAGCACTCTTGAAGGCCAACCCTGCATTGCGAATTCAGGAAGTCACGGGCAACCAGCACTACACCTTCCCAATGCACACGCAGACCGCACCGTTCAACGACGTGAACGTGCGCAAAGCGCTAAAATACGGCATCAACCGCCAGGAAATGGTCGACAAAATCCTGTTTGGTCATGGACAAGTGGCCAACGACACGCCGATCGGTCCTGCAAACCAGTATTTTGCCAGCGACATGGAGCAACTTGCTTATGATCCGGACAAAGCAAAGTTCCACCTCAAGGAAGCGGGCCTCGATAGCCTCGACATCAATCTGTCGGCGTCCAATGCCGCATTTGAAGGTGCGGTCGATGCAGCACAGCTCTATCAGGCGTCTGCTTCTGCAGGCGGCATCAATCTGAACGTGATCCAGGAACCAGCTGACGGCTATTGGTCGAACGTCTGGCTCCAAAAGCCGTTCTGCGCGTGCTATTGGTCCGGTCGTGCGACAGAAGACTGGATGTTCTCGACGGCCTATGAGGCAGGTGTGCCTTGGAATGACAGTCAGTGGGACAATGCACGTTTCCAGGAACTGCTTTATGCAGCCCGTGCCGAGCTGGATAGCGACAAACGTCGCGAGCAGTATGGTGAAATGCAGCAGATCCTGCGTGACGAAGGCGGCGTTTTGATACCGATGTTCGCCAATTACGTACAGGCTGTGAACAACCGAATCATGTCTCCAGACACGGTCGGAAATCTCTGGCAGATGGACAACGCTCGTATGGCAGAACGTTGGTCCGTCGCATAG
- a CDS encoding ABC transporter permease, translating into MTVLWLAGALFLMAGTAWVLRYAGQMATSNAPRFRDMPFGVAFGYVLGAALLSWLVWAFLQSRSDDPAVANKFFFLGFLIQFFLVSAAAAWVFRLLGRQVGTQATRKLFRTMPLTAAFGILIIIVYIILAVFAGAIAPHGQDEILQGVAANVIAGGDPAMGGNPDYLLGTDKIGRDILSRLIYGAQNTVGIAFVTTLLAFFLGGTLGFLAATLGGWLDQLLSRAVDVLMAIPSLIFALLLMTIASVWAPQIGVPLTVFMVIIIAVIDSTRVYRLARAVGQNIVVMDYIEAAKLRGEGLGYLVFKEILPNATAPLLAEFGLRFCFVFLTIAALSFLGVGIQPPLADWGTMVRDSASLISFATFAPLGATPPLLAAGAIALLTIAVNFVVDWMLHKSSGLKE; encoded by the coding sequence ATGACGGTATTGTGGCTCGCAGGCGCACTTTTTCTCATGGCAGGCACGGCTTGGGTGCTGCGCTATGCAGGTCAAATGGCTACGTCGAACGCCCCACGTTTCCGTGACATGCCATTTGGCGTCGCGTTCGGTTATGTCCTTGGTGCTGCGCTGCTGTCTTGGCTGGTCTGGGCATTCCTGCAATCACGCAGCGATGATCCAGCCGTCGCGAACAAGTTCTTCTTCCTTGGTTTTCTGATCCAGTTCTTTTTGGTGTCAGCAGCAGCTGCTTGGGTGTTTCGTCTGCTGGGACGTCAGGTCGGAACGCAGGCGACGCGAAAGCTGTTCCGGACGATGCCACTAACAGCTGCATTCGGCATTCTGATAATCATCGTATATATTATTTTGGCCGTTTTTGCGGGTGCCATTGCACCCCATGGTCAAGACGAGATTCTTCAGGGTGTTGCGGCGAACGTCATCGCCGGTGGAGATCCGGCGATGGGCGGCAACCCGGACTACTTGCTTGGCACTGACAAAATCGGGCGAGATATCCTCTCGCGCCTTATCTACGGGGCGCAGAATACTGTCGGGATCGCCTTCGTGACGACGTTGTTGGCATTTTTCCTTGGTGGCACGCTTGGATTTCTTGCAGCGACGCTTGGCGGTTGGCTTGATCAACTGCTCTCGCGTGCGGTCGATGTGCTCATGGCGATCCCATCACTTATCTTCGCCTTGCTGCTCATGACAATTGCAAGCGTTTGGGCTCCGCAGATTGGTGTTCCATTAACTGTTTTCATGGTGATTATCATCGCTGTGATCGACAGTACGCGCGTCTATCGTTTGGCCCGTGCGGTCGGTCAAAACATCGTCGTCATGGACTATATCGAAGCAGCCAAACTACGTGGTGAGGGGCTTGGATATCTCGTCTTCAAAGAAATCCTGCCAAATGCCACCGCACCATTGCTTGCCGAATTCGGCCTGCGGTTCTGCTTTGTATTTCTGACCATCGCCGCACTGTCCTTTTTGGGTGTCGGTATTCAGCCACCGTTGGCCGACTGGGGCACAATGGTACGCGACAGTGCGTCGTTGATTTCATTTGCAACCTTCGCACCGCTTGGTGCCACTCCGCCGCTCTTGGCGGCGGGGGCCATTGCTTTGCTGACCATTGCGGTTAACTTCGTCGTGGACTGGATGCTGCATAAATCATCGGGGCTGAAAGAATGA